One stretch of Bombina bombina isolate aBomBom1 chromosome 7, aBomBom1.pri, whole genome shotgun sequence DNA includes these proteins:
- the LOC128636153 gene encoding oocyte zinc finger protein XlCOF6.1-like isoform X1, which yields MESPHISRSMGIPAHHPDGSVSIVSEQYNSCISDYLENNNTTLSKNEEPVSTNMNNLCKNFSYIDDGFQSVVDRRLKEQYLPIKEPCISQEADLSMGRENKNFEYVNSSLKTCNKETDYESEIYKNNMMHSYRDSDVDFLAYNSQLLAHQSINPMVKPFACLDCGKRFNESTSLINHQRIHTGERPFSCLECGKCFTLKTHLVIHQRSHTGEKPFPCSVCGKRFNASAGLIRHKKIHTGEKPFECLDCGKCFNAKASLAIHQKIHTGEKPFACSECGKRFKSSTDLVRHQRSHTGEKPYPCSDCGKCFTMKTHLITHQKIHTGEKPFMCMDCGKSFTEKGSLVRHQGVHTGEKPYVCLDCGKCFSLNSNLIRHRKIHKEEIPFACTDCGKCFSQTSDLIKHQRIHTGEKPFSCLECGRCFSRSASLVRHRRLHSGGKSLT from the exons ATGGAAAGTCCCCACATTAGCAGGAGCATGGGAATTCCAGCTCACCACCCAG ATGGATCAGTAAGCATAGTTTCTGAGCAATATAATTCGTGCATATCGGACTATTTGGAAAATAACAATACAACTCTAAGTAAAAATGAGGAACCAGTATCTACAAATATGAATAATTTGTGCAAGAATTTTAGTTATATTGATGATGGTTTTCAGTCAGTTGTAGATCGGAGATTGAAAGAACAATATTTACCTATCAAAGAACCCTGTATATCTCAAGAAGCTGATCTATCAATGGGCAGAGAAAATAAAAATTTTGAATATGTAAATTCATCTCTTAAAACATGTAATAAAGAAACTGATTATGAATCTGAAATTTACAAGAATAATATGATGCACAGTTACAGAGATTCTGATGTAGATTTTCTTGCGTATAATTCACAACTCCTTGCACATCAGAGCATAAACCCAATGGTGAAACCGTTTGCTTGTCTAGATTGTGGGAAACGCTTCAATGAGAGCACTTCCCTAATTAATCATCAAAGAATTCACACTGGAGAAAGACCATTTTCTTGTttggaatgtgggaaatgtttcacaCTGAAGACGCATCTTGTTATACATCAGAGATCTCACACTGGAGAGAAACCTTTCCCTTGCTCAGTTTGTGGGAAACGATTCAACGCAAGTGCGGGTCTTATCAGACACAAGAAAATTCACACTGGAGAAAAACCATTTGAATGTTTGGATTGTGGGAAGTGTTTCAACGCAAAGGCAAGTCTTGCAATACATCAGAAGatacacacaggagaaaagccgtttgCTTGTTCCGAGTGTGGAAAACGGTTTAAGTCAAGCACAGACCTTGTTAGGCATCAGAGATCGCATACCGGAGAAAAACCATATCCGTGTTctgattgtgggaaatgttttaccatgAAAACACATCTCATTACACATCAGAAGATTCACACGGGTGAAAAGCCGTTTATGTGCATGGATTGTGGGAAATCGTTTACGGAGAAAGGAAGTCTTGTTAGACACCAAGGTGTTCACACTGGAGAGAAACCTTATGTATGTTTAGATTGTGGCAAATGCTTTAGCCTTAATTCTAACCTTATTCGACATCGTAAAATTCATAAGGAAGAGATACCCTTTGCTTGCACTGATTGTGGAAAATGTTTCAGCCAAACCTCAGATCTCATTAAACATCAgcgaattcacacaggagaaaaaccattTTCTTGTTTAGAATGCGGGCGATGCTTTAGCCGGAGTGCAAGTCTGGTTAGGCACCGTCGACTTCACTCAGGGGGCAAATCACTAACCTGA
- the LOC128636153 gene encoding gastrula zinc finger protein XlCGF8.2DB-like isoform X2 gives MNNLCKNFSYIDDGFQSVVDRRLKEQYLPIKEPCISQEADLSMGRENKNFEYVNSSLKTCNKETDYESEIYKNNMMHSYRDSDVDFLAYNSQLLAHQSINPMVKPFACLDCGKRFNESTSLINHQRIHTGERPFSCLECGKCFTLKTHLVIHQRSHTGEKPFPCSVCGKRFNASAGLIRHKKIHTGEKPFECLDCGKCFNAKASLAIHQKIHTGEKPFACSECGKRFKSSTDLVRHQRSHTGEKPYPCSDCGKCFTMKTHLITHQKIHTGEKPFMCMDCGKSFTEKGSLVRHQGVHTGEKPYVCLDCGKCFSLNSNLIRHRKIHKEEIPFACTDCGKCFSQTSDLIKHQRIHTGEKPFSCLECGRCFSRSASLVRHRRLHSGGKSLT, from the coding sequence ATGAATAATTTGTGCAAGAATTTTAGTTATATTGATGATGGTTTTCAGTCAGTTGTAGATCGGAGATTGAAAGAACAATATTTACCTATCAAAGAACCCTGTATATCTCAAGAAGCTGATCTATCAATGGGCAGAGAAAATAAAAATTTTGAATATGTAAATTCATCTCTTAAAACATGTAATAAAGAAACTGATTATGAATCTGAAATTTACAAGAATAATATGATGCACAGTTACAGAGATTCTGATGTAGATTTTCTTGCGTATAATTCACAACTCCTTGCACATCAGAGCATAAACCCAATGGTGAAACCGTTTGCTTGTCTAGATTGTGGGAAACGCTTCAATGAGAGCACTTCCCTAATTAATCATCAAAGAATTCACACTGGAGAAAGACCATTTTCTTGTttggaatgtgggaaatgtttcacaCTGAAGACGCATCTTGTTATACATCAGAGATCTCACACTGGAGAGAAACCTTTCCCTTGCTCAGTTTGTGGGAAACGATTCAACGCAAGTGCGGGTCTTATCAGACACAAGAAAATTCACACTGGAGAAAAACCATTTGAATGTTTGGATTGTGGGAAGTGTTTCAACGCAAAGGCAAGTCTTGCAATACATCAGAAGatacacacaggagaaaagccgtttgCTTGTTCCGAGTGTGGAAAACGGTTTAAGTCAAGCACAGACCTTGTTAGGCATCAGAGATCGCATACCGGAGAAAAACCATATCCGTGTTctgattgtgggaaatgttttaccatgAAAACACATCTCATTACACATCAGAAGATTCACACGGGTGAAAAGCCGTTTATGTGCATGGATTGTGGGAAATCGTTTACGGAGAAAGGAAGTCTTGTTAGACACCAAGGTGTTCACACTGGAGAGAAACCTTATGTATGTTTAGATTGTGGCAAATGCTTTAGCCTTAATTCTAACCTTATTCGACATCGTAAAATTCATAAGGAAGAGATACCCTTTGCTTGCACTGATTGTGGAAAATGTTTCAGCCAAACCTCAGATCTCATTAAACATCAgcgaattcacacaggagaaaaaccattTTCTTGTTTAGAATGCGGGCGATGCTTTAGCCGGAGTGCAAGTCTGGTTAGGCACCGTCGACTTCACTCAGGGGGCAAATCACTAACCTGA